In Bosea vestrisii, the following are encoded in one genomic region:
- a CDS encoding HAL/PAL/TAL family ammonia-lyase, with product MPLAKAGLEPDFKLGAKDASALINGSTVSLALGVLATEDARRLIKAADIGLALSLEAMRGELAAFDPRVHAARPHPGQALVARNLLKITHGSKRCSASARETIYPDEIGRTPGKPPAPRVQDVYSLRCAPQVHGPAREALDYVARIIATETNSATDNPLIFPEDDGYRVISGGHFHGQYVAQAMDLLAIAMTDLGSICERRLARLVDPTMSYGLPRNLLAGKRGLNTGFATVQCSMSALVMENRTLSSPGSVDSIPGKSNAEDHVSNSTWCGRKARTVVENVEMIIAAEILMACQALSLIAETAKGHPLGKGTQAALDALRQTIPPALDGDRWYAAEMNQATALVRSGAIVEAVEAVVGALE from the coding sequence ATGCCCCTGGCCAAGGCCGGGCTGGAACCGGACTTCAAGCTCGGCGCCAAGGACGCCTCCGCTCTGATCAACGGCTCGACCGTCTCGCTCGCGCTGGGCGTGCTCGCGACGGAAGATGCCAGGCGCCTGATCAAGGCCGCCGATATCGGGTTGGCACTCTCGCTCGAAGCGATGCGCGGCGAGCTCGCCGCATTTGATCCGCGCGTCCATGCCGCCCGCCCGCATCCCGGCCAGGCGCTGGTCGCGCGCAATCTGCTCAAGATCACGCACGGCTCGAAGCGCTGCTCGGCCTCGGCCCGCGAGACGATCTATCCCGACGAGATCGGCCGCACGCCGGGCAAGCCGCCGGCGCCGCGGGTCCAGGACGTCTATTCGCTGCGCTGCGCCCCGCAGGTGCACGGCCCGGCGCGCGAGGCGCTCGATTATGTCGCGCGCATCATCGCGACCGAGACCAATTCGGCGACCGACAATCCGCTGATCTTCCCCGAGGATGACGGCTATCGTGTCATCTCCGGCGGCCATTTCCACGGCCAGTATGTCGCGCAGGCGATGGACCTGCTCGCCATCGCCATGACCGATCTCGGCTCGATCTGCGAGCGCCGCCTCGCCCGCCTTGTCGACCCGACCATGAGCTATGGCCTGCCGCGCAATCTGCTCGCCGGCAAGCGCGGCCTCAACACGGGCTTTGCCACCGTGCAGTGCTCTATGTCCGCGCTGGTGATGGAGAACCGCACCTTGTCCTCGCCCGGCTCGGTCGATTCGATTCCCGGCAAGTCGAATGCCGAGGACCATGTCTCGAACTCGACCTGGTGCGGCCGTAAGGCGCGCACCGTCGTCGAGAATGTCGAGATGATCATCGCCGCAGAGATCCTGATGGCCTGCCAGGCGCTCTCCCTGATCGCCGAGACCGCCAAGGGCCATCCGCTCGGCAAGGGCACGCAGGCCGCGCTCGATGCGCTGCGCCAGACGATCCCGCCGGCGCTCGATGGCGACCGCTGGTACGCCGCCGAGATGAACCAGGCGACGGCACTGGTGCGTTCCGGCGCGATCGTCGAGGCGGTCGAGGCGGTCGTCGGGGCGCTGGAGTAG
- a CDS encoding pyridoxamine 5'-phosphate oxidase family protein: MTAHRITSPDQLAALYPNPIAPASVIKEIDHIDANYGALIAASPFFVLATNGPGGLDCSPRGDLPGFVAVSDAKTLLIPDRRGNNRLDSLKNLLSDNRIGMLFLIPGYGETLRVNGTAVLSTDPELCARFEMAGKLPACVIVVTVEAAYFQCSRAIVRADLWNPATQVDKRTLPSAGTILREISARAAAETFDGEAYDKALPERVRATLY; the protein is encoded by the coding sequence ATGACCGCGCACCGCATCACTTCGCCCGATCAGCTCGCCGCGCTCTACCCCAACCCGATCGCGCCGGCTTCGGTGATCAAGGAGATCGATCACATCGACGCGAACTACGGCGCGCTGATCGCAGCCTCGCCGTTTTTTGTGCTGGCGACCAACGGTCCAGGCGGCCTGGATTGCTCGCCGCGCGGGGATCTGCCGGGCTTCGTTGCGGTCAGCGACGCCAAAACGCTGCTGATTCCGGACCGAAGAGGTAATAACCGCCTCGATTCATTGAAGAATCTTCTGTCCGACAATCGAATCGGAATGCTCTTTTTGATCCCCGGCTACGGTGAAACGCTGCGCGTCAACGGCACCGCGGTGCTGTCGACCGATCCGGAGCTGTGCGCGCGCTTCGAGATGGCCGGAAAGCTGCCGGCCTGCGTGATCGTGGTCACGGTCGAGGCGGCCTATTTCCAGTGCTCGCGGGCCATCGTGCGCGCCGATCTGTGGAACCCGGCAACGCAGGTCGACAAGCGCACACTGCCAAGCGCCGGGACGATCCTGCGCGAGATTTCCGCGCGGGCTGCGGCGGAGACGTTCGATGGCGAGGCCTATGACAAGGCGCTGCCGGAACGGGTCCGGGCGACGCTGTACTAG
- the pnp gene encoding polyribonucleotide nucleotidyltransferase, with the protein MFDVQTEELIWGGRKLVLETGKIARQADAAVLATYGETVVLATVVSAKSPKAGIDFFPLTVNYQEKTFAAGRIPGGYFKREGRPTEKETLVSRLIDRPIRPLFVEGYRNETQVVCTVLQHDLENDPDIVAMVAASAALTLSGVPFMGPVGAARVGYFDGAYKLNPLVDEIKESQLDLVVAGTPDAVLMVESEAKQLSEEIMLGAVMFGHKHFQPVIDAIIRLAEKAAKEPRDYTPADNSVVLEAVLKLVDADIRAAYKITTKAERYKALDAAKAKVAALISDTPDGKTTFTKEQVGGQFKEAQAKVVRWTILDDGVRIDGRDLKTVRKIVSEAGILPRTHGSALFTRGETQALVVTTLGTGDDEQYIDSLEGTYKETFLLHYNFPPYSVGEAGRMGSPGRREIGHGKLAWRAIRPMLPAKSEFPYTIRVVSEITESNGSSSMATVCGTSLALMDAGVPLKAPVAGIAMGLILEGERFAVLSDILGDEDHLGDMDFKVAGTSEGITSLQMDIKIAGITEEIMKVALDQAKGGRDHILVEMNKALSVARGQLGEYAPRIETMKIPVDKIREVIGSGGKVIREIVEKTGAKVNIEDDGTIKIASADGKSIEAAIKWIKSIVSEAEPGMIYDGTVVKVMEFGAFVNFFGAKDGLVHISELAPNRVQKVSDVVKEGEKVKVKFLGMDERGKVRLSMKVVDQTTGEDITEKLKAERDAEKSRERQGAEN; encoded by the coding sequence ATGTTCGATGTTCAAACCGAAGAACTGATCTGGGGCGGCCGCAAGCTCGTCCTCGAAACCGGCAAGATCGCCCGCCAAGCCGACGCCGCCGTGCTCGCCACCTATGGCGAGACCGTGGTGCTCGCGACCGTCGTCTCCGCCAAGTCGCCGAAGGCCGGGATCGACTTCTTCCCGCTGACCGTGAACTACCAGGAAAAGACCTTCGCCGCCGGCCGCATTCCCGGCGGTTATTTCAAGCGTGAGGGACGCCCGACCGAGAAGGAGACGCTGGTCTCGCGCCTGATCGACCGGCCGATCCGCCCGCTCTTCGTCGAGGGCTACCGCAACGAGACGCAGGTCGTCTGCACCGTGCTGCAGCATGACCTCGAGAACGACCCCGACATCGTCGCGATGGTCGCCGCCTCCGCCGCCCTGACGCTCTCCGGCGTGCCCTTCATGGGCCCGGTCGGCGCTGCCCGCGTCGGCTATTTCGACGGCGCCTACAAGCTCAACCCGCTGGTCGATGAGATCAAGGAATCGCAGCTCGACCTCGTCGTCGCCGGCACGCCCGACGCCGTCCTGATGGTCGAGTCGGAGGCCAAGCAGCTCTCCGAGGAGATCATGCTCGGCGCCGTGATGTTCGGCCACAAGCACTTCCAGCCGGTGATCGACGCCATCATCCGCCTGGCCGAGAAGGCCGCCAAGGAGCCGCGCGACTACACCCCGGCCGACAACTCCGTCGTGCTCGAGGCCGTGCTCAAGCTGGTCGATGCGGATATCCGCGCCGCCTACAAGATCACCACCAAGGCCGAGCGCTACAAGGCGCTGGACGCCGCCAAGGCCAAGGTCGCTGCGCTGATCTCGGACACGCCGGACGGCAAGACGACCTTCACCAAGGAGCAGGTCGGCGGCCAGTTCAAGGAAGCCCAGGCCAAGGTCGTGCGCTGGACCATCCTCGACGACGGTGTCCGCATCGACGGCCGTGACCTCAAGACGGTCCGCAAGATCGTCTCGGAAGCCGGCATCCTGCCGCGCACCCACGGTTCGGCGCTGTTCACCCGCGGCGAGACCCAGGCGCTGGTCGTGACCACGCTCGGCACCGGCGACGACGAACAGTACATCGACTCGCTGGAAGGCACCTACAAGGAGACCTTTCTGCTGCACTACAACTTCCCTCCCTATTCGGTTGGTGAAGCTGGCCGCATGGGCTCGCCCGGCCGCCGCGAAATCGGCCATGGCAAGCTCGCCTGGCGCGCCATTCGCCCGATGCTGCCGGCGAAGTCGGAATTCCCCTACACGATCCGCGTCGTCTCGGAGATCACCGAGTCGAACGGCTCCTCCTCGATGGCCACCGTCTGCGGCACCTCGCTGGCGCTGATGGATGCCGGCGTGCCGCTGAAGGCGCCGGTCGCGGGCATCGCCATGGGCCTGATCCTGGAAGGCGAGCGCTTCGCGGTGCTCTCCGACATCCTCGGCGACGAGGACCATCTCGGCGACATGGACTTCAAGGTCGCCGGCACGTCCGAGGGCATCACCTCGCTGCAGATGGACATCAAGATCGCCGGCATCACCGAGGAGATCATGAAGGTCGCCCTCGACCAGGCCAAGGGCGGCCGCGACCACATCCTCGTCGAGATGAACAAGGCACTCTCGGTGGCCCGTGGCCAGCTCGGCGAGTATGCCCCGCGCATCGAGACGATGAAGATCCCGGTCGACAAGATCCGCGAAGTCATCGGCTCCGGCGGCAAGGTCATCCGCGAGATCGTCGAGAAGACCGGCGCCAAGGTCAACATCGAGGACGACGGCACCATCAAGATCGCCTCGGCCGACGGCAAGTCGATCGAAGCGGCGATCAAGTGGATCAAGTCGATCGTCTCCGAAGCGGAGCCGGGCATGATCTATGACGGCACCGTCGTGAAGGTCATGGAATTCGGCGCCTTCGTGAACTTCTTCGGCGCCAAGGACGGCCTTGTCCATATCTCCGAGCTGGCCCCCAACCGGGTCCAGAAGGTTTCGGACGTCGTCAAGGAAGGCGAGAAGGTCAAGGTCAAGTTCCTCGGCATGGACGAGCGCGGCAAGGTGCGCCTGTCGATGAAGGTCGTCGACCAGACCACCGGCGAGGACATCACCGAGAAGCTGAAGGCCGAGCGCGACGCCGAGAAGTCCCGCGAGCGCCAGGGCGCCGAAAACTGA
- the rpsO gene encoding 30S ribosomal protein S15: MSITAERKTALMKEHATKPNDTGSPEVQVAILTERINNLTGHFKSHTKDNHSRRGLLKMVSQRRSLLDYLKGREEARYKTLIEKLGIRR, encoded by the coding sequence ATGTCGATCACTGCCGAGCGCAAGACCGCGCTCATGAAGGAACATGCCACCAAGCCGAACGACACCGGCTCGCCGGAAGTCCAGGTCGCGATCCTGACGGAGCGCATCAACAACCTGACCGGCCACTTCAAGTCGCACACCAAGGACAACCATTCGCGCCGCGGTCTGCTCAAGATGGTGTCGCAGCGCCGTTCGCTGCTCGACTACCTCAAGGGCAGGGAAGAAGCGCGCTACAAGACGCTGATCGAGAAGCTCGGCATCCGCCGCTGA
- a CDS encoding NUDIX domain-containing protein, translating to MQQVAERRAVRALILTPEREILLFRLRPPGETRCFWIAPGGGLDHGETIEDGLRRELREELGLVDFRIGALVWRRHHTFDWGARRISQREEYRIVEVARFDPVMTDEVEAQNVVEHRWWPIAELGNIREPLTPLSLSAILARYLAEGAPNPVPPEEVLVDDEAAG from the coding sequence ATGCAGCAGGTCGCGGAAAGACGGGCCGTGCGCGCGCTCATCCTCACGCCGGAACGGGAGATCCTGCTCTTTCGCCTGCGACCGCCGGGAGAGACGCGATGCTTCTGGATCGCGCCGGGCGGCGGGCTCGACCACGGTGAGACGATCGAGGACGGCCTGAGGCGCGAGCTCCGCGAAGAACTCGGGCTTGTCGATTTCCGGATCGGTGCGCTGGTCTGGCGCCGGCATCACACCTTTGACTGGGGCGCTCGCCGGATATCGCAGCGCGAGGAGTATCGCATCGTCGAGGTCGCTCGCTTCGATCCCGTCATGACCGACGAGGTCGAGGCGCAGAACGTCGTCGAGCATCGCTGGTGGCCGATCGCCGAGCTGGGCAACATCCGCGAACCGCTGACGCCGTTGAGTCTATCGGCGATCCTGGCGCGATATCTCGCCGAGGGCGCGCCCAATCCGGTTCCGCCCGAGGAGGTGCTGGTCGACGACGAGGCGGCCGGCTGA
- a CDS encoding Ku protein translates to MAPRPAWKGYLKLSLVSCAVELTSATDHSEKVSFRVINRKTGNTVRRQYIDSVSGKPVDSDDEVKGYEIGGDEYLLIEEDEIDAVQIESSHTLSIEQFVDRAAIPQIYFDQPYYLSPSDEVSEEAFAVIREAMAKQKKAGIARIVLYRRERPVMIEPFDKGLLLTTLRYDKTVRQPDEIFDGLRKGKLDEELVDLATHIIEKKQAKFDPSGFEDGYEEALLELIEAKRKGKKPPVAKPVERSANVVNLFDALKKSLGQEARPPSKSGAPAKKPSAAGKSTRRPAAGKAKKSA, encoded by the coding sequence ATGGCACCCCGCCCGGCCTGGAAGGGCTATCTCAAGCTCTCGCTGGTGTCCTGCGCCGTGGAGCTGACCTCGGCGACCGACCATAGCGAGAAGGTTTCCTTCCGCGTCATCAACCGCAAGACCGGCAACACCGTGCGCCGTCAGTACATCGACAGCGTCAGCGGGAAGCCGGTCGACAGCGACGACGAGGTCAAGGGCTACGAGATCGGCGGCGACGAATACCTCCTGATCGAAGAGGACGAGATCGACGCGGTCCAGATCGAGAGCTCGCATACGCTCTCGATCGAGCAGTTCGTCGACCGCGCCGCGATCCCGCAGATCTATTTCGACCAGCCCTATTATCTCAGCCCGTCCGACGAGGTTTCGGAGGAGGCCTTCGCCGTGATCCGCGAGGCGATGGCAAAGCAGAAAAAAGCCGGCATCGCCCGCATCGTGCTCTATCGTCGCGAACGGCCGGTGATGATCGAGCCCTTCGACAAGGGGCTGCTGCTGACCACGCTGCGCTACGACAAGACCGTGCGCCAGCCGGACGAGATATTCGACGGCCTGCGCAAGGGCAAGCTCGACGAGGAATTGGTCGATCTTGCCACCCACATCATCGAGAAGAAGCAGGCGAAGTTCGATCCGAGCGGCTTCGAGGATGGCTATGAGGAGGCGTTGCTCGAGCTGATCGAGGCCAAGCGCAAGGGCAAGAAGCCGCCGGTGGCAAAGCCGGTCGAGCGTTCCGCCAATGTCGTCAACCTGTTCGATGCGCTGAAGAAGAGCCTCGGCCAGGAGGCCCGCCCGCCCTCTAAGTCAGGCGCTCCTGCCAAGAAGCCATCCGCTGCAGGCAAGTCGACTAGAAGGCCCGCTGCCGGCAAGGCCAAGAAGAGCGCCTGA
- the ligD gene encoding DNA ligase D, giving the protein MANLDLYRSKRDFSRTREPKGAAGRRKATQAGGAFVIHKHAARRLHYDLRLEHRGALWSWAVTRGPSLDPEEKRLAVHVEDHPLEYGSFEGTIPEGEYGAGSVIVWDEGKWIPEGDPVRGMEKGHLAFALEGHKLAGRWHLVRLKARRGEKRDNWLLIKVDDDFARDDEDILETAPNSVTSGKSVEEVGEDPKGDVWSTDEKPAKGRKPKSAKSKTTKTKLAGRSAKAESEPLPRFVAPCLATLQDKPPAGDAWLHEVKFDGYRLQARISAGKVKLLTRTGLDWTERFGKGIGDAFAALACEAALIDGEVVALGENGISSFSALQAALSDGETANLVFFAFDLLHLDGEDLKGEPLLARKERLQELLQAAGPESPLRYSEHFVEPGQTMLRHACRMGLEGVISKRAEAPYRSGRGRDWIKSKCTQRQEFVIAGYVPSKASRNQLGSLVLGYHEDDELKPAGRVGTGFTRNSAAALKKKLDAIAAEASPFSGKAGRERGIVWVKPEFVAEIAFGSWTASKTLRHSAFLGLREDKPAQEVVEERSLKAGASKAQRTTKTRRKASPETTVTLSNPAKPLWPDIGFTKQDLLDYYASVWERMAPFVVERPLSLLRAPDGVGGQVFFQKHAGAGLHKAVSRVKDKDGEELLFIRDFDGLAALVQLGTVEVHVWGATIDAVETPDQIIFDLDPDQGVPLERVREAALSVRQRLDELGFESFLKTSGGKGFHVVMPLKPKAGWDEVKGFARDFAKAMEQAEPKLYTATLSKKARKGRIFIDYLRNGRGSTAIAPFSTRARPGAAVAMPVAWELLEKGLAPDAYKAPEVMKKGPPDDAWAAFFKPKRSLKR; this is encoded by the coding sequence ATGGCCAATCTCGACCTCTATCGCTCGAAGCGCGATTTCTCCCGCACCCGCGAGCCGAAAGGTGCTGCCGGCCGCCGGAAGGCAACTCAGGCCGGCGGTGCCTTCGTGATCCACAAGCACGCCGCGCGCCGCCTCCATTACGATCTCAGGCTCGAACATCGCGGTGCGCTCTGGTCCTGGGCTGTGACGCGGGGGCCGAGCCTCGATCCGGAAGAGAAGCGCCTCGCTGTCCATGTCGAGGACCATCCGCTCGAATACGGCTCGTTCGAAGGGACAATTCCGGAAGGCGAGTACGGCGCTGGCTCGGTCATCGTCTGGGACGAGGGCAAATGGATCCCGGAAGGCGATCCCGTCCGCGGCATGGAGAAGGGCCACCTTGCCTTCGCGCTCGAAGGACACAAGCTGGCCGGACGCTGGCATCTGGTGCGCTTGAAGGCCCGGCGTGGCGAGAAGCGCGACAACTGGCTGCTGATCAAGGTCGACGACGATTTCGCCCGTGACGACGAGGACATCCTGGAGACCGCGCCGAATTCGGTGACATCCGGCAAGAGTGTCGAGGAGGTGGGCGAGGATCCCAAAGGGGACGTCTGGTCGACCGATGAGAAGCCCGCGAAGGGCCGCAAGCCCAAGAGTGCCAAGTCCAAGACAACAAAAACCAAGCTCGCCGGACGCTCGGCAAAAGCCGAGAGCGAGCCGCTGCCGCGTTTCGTCGCGCCGTGCCTCGCGACGTTGCAGGACAAGCCCCCAGCCGGCGATGCCTGGCTGCACGAGGTCAAGTTCGATGGCTACCGACTGCAGGCGCGAATCTCCGCTGGAAAGGTCAAGCTGCTCACGCGGACCGGGCTCGACTGGACCGAGCGCTTCGGCAAAGGGATCGGCGATGCTTTCGCCGCGCTTGCCTGCGAGGCTGCACTGATCGACGGCGAGGTCGTGGCGCTGGGAGAAAACGGCATTTCCTCCTTCTCCGCCCTGCAGGCCGCCCTGTCGGATGGCGAGACCGCGAACCTCGTCTTCTTCGCCTTCGACCTGCTGCATCTCGACGGCGAGGACCTGAAGGGAGAACCGCTTCTCGCGCGCAAGGAGCGATTACAGGAGCTGCTGCAGGCTGCCGGGCCAGAGTCGCCGCTGCGTTATTCCGAGCATTTCGTCGAGCCGGGCCAGACCATGCTGCGTCATGCCTGCCGCATGGGGCTGGAGGGCGTGATTTCCAAGCGTGCCGAGGCGCCCTATCGCAGCGGGCGGGGTCGCGACTGGATCAAGTCGAAATGCACGCAGCGCCAGGAGTTCGTCATTGCCGGCTATGTGCCGTCGAAGGCGTCGCGCAACCAGCTCGGTTCGCTCGTGCTCGGTTATCACGAGGATGATGAGCTGAAGCCCGCCGGCCGTGTCGGCACCGGCTTCACCCGCAATTCGGCCGCGGCGCTGAAGAAAAAGCTCGATGCCATTGCCGCGGAAGCTTCGCCCTTTTCGGGCAAAGCCGGCCGCGAGCGTGGTATCGTCTGGGTGAAGCCCGAGTTCGTCGCCGAGATCGCCTTCGGCTCCTGGACGGCCTCGAAAACCCTGCGGCATTCGGCCTTCCTCGGCCTGCGCGAAGACAAGCCGGCGCAGGAGGTCGTCGAGGAGAGATCGCTCAAGGCTGGAGCGAGCAAGGCTCAACGCACGACGAAGACCAGGCGTAAGGCCAGCCCGGAGACGACCGTGACGCTCAGCAATCCCGCCAAGCCGCTCTGGCCCGATATCGGCTTCACCAAGCAGGATCTGCTCGATTACTACGCCAGCGTCTGGGAGCGCATGGCGCCGTTTGTGGTCGAGCGCCCACTGAGCCTGCTGCGTGCGCCCGACGGCGTCGGCGGCCAGGTCTTCTTCCAGAAACATGCGGGCGCCGGCCTGCACAAGGCGGTTTCGCGGGTGAAGGACAAGGATGGCGAGGAGCTGCTCTTCATCCGCGATTTCGACGGTCTTGCCGCGCTCGTCCAGCTCGGCACGGTCGAGGTTCATGTCTGGGGCGCCACGATCGACGCGGTCGAGACGCCTGACCAGATCATCTTCGATCTCGACCCCGACCAGGGCGTGCCGCTGGAGCGGGTGCGCGAGGCGGCGCTGAGCGTGCGCCAGCGCCTGGATGAGCTTGGCTTCGAGAGCTTTCTCAAGACCTCCGGCGGCAAGGGCTTTCACGTCGTGATGCCGCTGAAGCCCAAGGCGGGCTGGGACGAGGTCAAGGGCTTCGCCCGCGATTTCGCCAAGGCGATGGAGCAGGCCGAACCCAAGCTCTACACCGCGACCTTGTCAAAGAAGGCGCGCAAGGGCCGCATCTTCATCGATTATCTCCGCAACGGCCGCGGCTCGACCGCGATCGCGCCGTTCTCGACAAGAGCCCGCCCCGGAGCCGCCGTCGCCATGCCGGTCGCCTGGGAACTGCTGGAGAAGGGGCTGGCGCCCGATGCCTACAAGGCGCCGGAGGTGATGAAGAAGGGCCCGCCCGACGACGCCTGGGCCGCATTCTTCAAGCCGAAGCGGTCGTTGAAGCGCTGA
- a CDS encoding winged helix-turn-helix transcriptional regulator: MLHRPDAFDARCPTRQVLDRIGDKWAVLVLILLDRETLRFNVLRRKIENISQKMLSQTLKSLERDGLITRRAFPTVPVTVEYALTPLGRTLAGTVAALTQWAEAHIGEVEEAQRRYDRGEIVA; the protein is encoded by the coding sequence ATGCTGCATCGCCCCGACGCATTCGATGCCCGCTGCCCGACAAGGCAGGTGCTCGACCGGATCGGCGACAAATGGGCGGTGCTGGTGCTGATCCTGCTCGACCGGGAGACGCTGCGCTTCAATGTATTACGCCGCAAAATCGAGAACATCTCGCAGAAGATGCTCTCGCAGACGCTGAAAAGCCTTGAGCGCGACGGGCTGATCACCCGCCGCGCCTTCCCGACGGTGCCGGTCACGGTCGAGTACGCGCTGACGCCGCTTGGTCGTACCCTCGCCGGCACGGTCGCAGCGCTGACGCAATGGGCGGAAGCCCATATCGGCGAGGTCGAAGAGGCGCAGCGCCGTTACGATCGCGGCGAGATCGTCGCCTGA
- a CDS encoding NAD(P)-dependent oxidoreductase, with protein sequence MKIALIGATGFIGSRLLTELTSRGHQITAIVRNPEKVPQGIGVTAKTGDVYDKDGLAALLAGHDAVISAVHFSASDPTTLLAAVKQSGVKRYLVVGGAGSLEVAPGLKLFDTPEFPAIYLGEARKGGAFLDLLKGESGLDWTFLSPSAVIAPGERTGQFRLGKDQLLADGTGQSRISAEDYAIALVDELEKPAHVRQRFTVGY encoded by the coding sequence ATGAAGATTGCTCTCATCGGCGCCACCGGTTTCATCGGCTCGCGCCTGCTCACCGAGCTGACCAGCCGCGGCCATCAGATCACGGCCATCGTCCGCAATCCGGAGAAGGTGCCGCAGGGTATCGGCGTCACCGCGAAGACCGGCGATGTCTACGACAAGGACGGGCTCGCCGCCTTGCTCGCCGGTCATGATGCGGTGATCAGCGCCGTCCACTTCTCGGCCAGCGATCCAACGACGCTGCTCGCAGCGGTGAAGCAGTCCGGCGTGAAGCGCTATCTCGTCGTCGGCGGTGCCGGCAGCCTCGAGGTCGCCCCTGGCTTGAAGCTGTTCGACACGCCGGAATTCCCGGCGATCTATCTGGGTGAAGCCAGGAAGGGCGGTGCCTTCCTCGATCTGCTGAAGGGCGAGAGCGGCCTCGACTGGACCTTCCTCTCGCCCTCCGCCGTGATCGCGCCGGGCGAGCGCACCGGCCAGTTCCGCCTCGGCAAGGACCAGCTCCTGGCCGACGGCACCGGCCAGAGCCGGATTTCGGCCGAGGACTATGCCATTGCGCTGGTCGACGAATTGGAAAAGCCGGCGCATGTGCGCCAGCGCTTTACGGTCGGCTATTGA
- a CDS encoding Atu4866 domain-containing protein — MPFSQVIQSLGAIASIITPAKRSIRPLEIDLEVPEPLTKAELAVLGRWISEDGAIRLDLRPNGRFGKQRDQAPGHGGRYEVDAAQLYFESDAGHVWSGELRRGQLAFGEKRFRRTMQLNPVRLVQPDR, encoded by the coding sequence ATGCCCTTCAGCCAGGTCATCCAGTCGCTCGGCGCGATCGCGTCGATCATCACGCCGGCCAAGCGGTCGATCCGCCCGCTCGAGATCGATCTCGAGGTCCCGGAGCCGCTAACCAAGGCCGAGCTTGCCGTGCTCGGCCGCTGGATCAGCGAAGACGGCGCCATCCGGCTCGACCTTCGCCCCAATGGTCGCTTCGGCAAGCAGCGCGATCAGGCGCCAGGTCATGGCGGCCGCTACGAGGTCGATGCGGCGCAGCTCTATTTCGAGAGCGACGCCGGCCATGTCTGGAGCGGCGAACTGCGCCGCGGCCAGCTTGCATTCGGCGAAAAGCGTTTCCGCCGGACCATGCAGCTGAACCCGGTCAGATTGGTTCAACCTGACCGGTAA
- a CDS encoding AraC family transcriptional regulator codes for MTQVEELAALIARFAPTDGVHATPIPRLKVVRLSQPSEPMHGLHEPALCIIAQGAKQVILGDRIYRYDAAHSLVVSLDLPVIGQVIEATPEKPYLCVKLELDPLAISALMLEAAPLPSGSCHRVRA; via the coding sequence ATGACTCAGGTCGAGGAACTTGCCGCGCTGATCGCGCGTTTCGCGCCGACTGACGGTGTTCACGCGACGCCGATCCCGCGATTGAAAGTGGTCCGCCTTTCGCAGCCGAGCGAGCCGATGCACGGCCTGCACGAGCCGGCGCTCTGCATCATCGCCCAGGGCGCCAAGCAGGTGATCCTGGGTGACCGAATCTATCGCTACGATGCGGCCCACAGCCTCGTCGTCTCGCTCGATCTGCCCGTCATCGGCCAGGTCATCGAGGCGACGCCGGAAAAGCCCTATCTCTGCGTCAAGCTCGAGCTCGACCCGCTCGCCATCAGTGCGCTCATGCTGGAAGCCGCCCCCTTGCCGAGCGGGAGTTGCCACCGGGTCCGGGCATGA
- a CDS encoding AraC family transcriptional regulator, whose amino-acid sequence MTVSPMTPALLDAVLRLTGLLANPADVPVLAPMAEREILYRLLTGEQAARLRQIAVAESKLQQVNRAIGWIKRNYRKPFSVEIVAAEARMSPSALHLHFKAVTTMSPLQYQKQLRLQEARRLILANAHDAASASFEVGYESPSQFSREYSRLFGAPPLRDVARLRGGEAVFSG is encoded by the coding sequence ATGACAGTCAGCCCAATGACGCCAGCCCTGCTCGATGCCGTGCTCCGGCTGACCGGCCTGTTGGCTAATCCTGCGGACGTTCCGGTGCTTGCGCCCATGGCAGAGCGCGAAATCCTCTACCGTCTGCTCACCGGCGAGCAGGCGGCCCGCCTGCGCCAGATCGCGGTGGCCGAAAGCAAGCTACAGCAGGTCAACCGCGCCATCGGCTGGATCAAGCGCAACTACCGCAAGCCCTTCAGCGTCGAGATCGTCGCTGCGGAGGCGCGGATGAGCCCCTCTGCGCTGCACCTGCATTTCAAAGCGGTGACGACGATGAGCCCGCTGCAATACCAGAAGCAGCTCAGGCTACAGGAGGCACGCCGGTTGATCCTGGCCAATGCGCACGACGCAGCCTCGGCCAGTTTCGAGGTCGGCTATGAGAGCCCCTCGCAGTTCAGCCGCGAGTACAGCCGTCTGTTCGGTGCCCCGCCGCTGCGCGATGTCGCTCGTCTGCGCGGCGGCGAGGCCGTTTTCAGCGGCTGA